Proteins from a single region of Streptomyces sp. Tu 3180:
- the leuS gene encoding leucine--tRNA ligase, which produces MSETNPAATAAAEAAPHRYTAALAAEIEARWQDFWDAEGTYAAPNPEGDLAGDPETVARPKKFIMDMFPYPSGAGLHVGHPLGYIATDVYARFQRMTGHNVLHTLGFDAFGLPAEQYAVQTGTHPRVSTEANMENMKSQLRRLGLGHDKRRSFATIDPDYYKWTQWIFLQIFDSWYDEEAGKARPIAELIEQFASGERPVPGHARAWSELSEAERADVLGGFRLAYASDAPVNWCPGLGTVLANEEVTAEGRSERGNFPVFKAKLRQWNMRITAYADRLLEDLDALDWPEAIKLQQRNWIGRSEGARVDFPIDGERITVFTTRPDTLFGATYMVLAPEHPLVEKFTPAAWPEGTHEVWTGGHATPAEAVAAYRAQAASKSDVERQAEAKDKTGVFIGAYATNPVNGEQVPVFIADYVLMGYGTGAIMAVPGHDSRDFAFARAFELPVRCVVEPTDGRGTDPAAWDDAFASYDAKIMNSSGAGVSLDGLGVVEAKARITEWLESEGFGEGTVNFRLRDWLFSRQRYWGEPFPIVYDEDGVAHALPESMLPLELPEVEDYSPRTFDPDDADTQPETPLSRNEDWVNVTLDLGDGPKKYRRETNTMPNWAGSCWYELRYLDPHNSEKLVDPAVEQYWMGPREGMPHGGVDLYVGGAEHAVLHLLYARFWSKVLYDLGHVSSAEPFHKLFNQGMIQAYVYRDSRGIAVPAAEVEERDGAYWYQGEKVSRLLGKMGKSLKNAVTPDEICAEYGADTLRLYEMAMGPLDVSRPWDTRAVVGQFRLLQRLWRNIVDEATGEVTVVDVEDADIDEDTLRALHKAIDGVRGDLENMRFNTAIAKVTELNNHLTKAGGAVPRSVAEPLVLMVAPLAPHIAEELWRRLGHTDSVVHQDFPVADPAYVVDETVTCVVQIKGKVKARLEVSPSISEDELEKAALADEKVVAALDGAGIRKVIVRAPKLVNIVPA; this is translated from the coding sequence ATGAGCGAGACGAACCCCGCTGCCACCGCAGCCGCGGAGGCCGCGCCGCACCGCTACACGGCCGCCCTGGCGGCCGAGATCGAGGCACGCTGGCAGGACTTCTGGGACGCCGAGGGCACCTACGCCGCTCCCAACCCCGAGGGCGACCTGGCGGGCGACCCGGAGACGGTCGCCCGGCCCAAGAAGTTCATCATGGACATGTTCCCGTACCCCTCCGGTGCGGGACTGCACGTCGGCCACCCGCTGGGCTACATCGCCACCGACGTCTACGCCCGCTTCCAGCGCATGACCGGGCACAACGTCCTGCACACCCTGGGCTTCGACGCCTTCGGCCTGCCCGCCGAGCAGTACGCCGTGCAGACCGGCACGCACCCGCGCGTGTCCACCGAAGCCAACATGGAGAACATGAAGTCCCAGCTGCGCCGGCTGGGCCTGGGCCACGACAAGCGCCGGTCGTTCGCCACGATCGACCCGGACTACTACAAGTGGACCCAGTGGATCTTCCTGCAGATCTTCGACTCCTGGTACGACGAGGAGGCGGGGAAGGCCCGCCCGATCGCCGAGCTGATCGAGCAGTTCGCGTCCGGTGAGCGCCCCGTACCGGGCCACGCGCGCGCGTGGAGCGAGCTGAGCGAGGCCGAGCGCGCCGACGTCCTGGGCGGGTTCCGCCTGGCCTACGCCTCCGACGCGCCCGTCAACTGGTGCCCCGGCCTGGGCACCGTGCTGGCCAACGAGGAGGTCACCGCCGAGGGCCGCTCCGAGCGCGGCAACTTCCCCGTCTTCAAGGCCAAGCTGCGCCAGTGGAACATGCGGATCACGGCGTACGCCGACCGGCTGCTGGAGGACCTGGACGCGCTGGACTGGCCCGAGGCCATCAAGCTGCAGCAGCGCAACTGGATCGGCCGCTCCGAGGGCGCCCGCGTCGACTTCCCCATCGACGGCGAGCGCATCACCGTGTTCACCACCCGCCCCGACACCCTGTTCGGCGCGACCTACATGGTGCTGGCCCCCGAGCACCCGCTGGTGGAGAAGTTCACCCCGGCCGCCTGGCCCGAGGGCACCCACGAGGTGTGGACCGGCGGCCACGCGACCCCGGCCGAGGCCGTCGCCGCCTACCGCGCGCAGGCCGCCTCGAAGTCCGACGTCGAGCGGCAGGCCGAGGCCAAGGACAAGACCGGCGTCTTCATCGGCGCGTACGCCACCAACCCGGTCAACGGCGAGCAGGTGCCCGTCTTCATCGCCGACTACGTCCTGATGGGCTACGGCACCGGCGCGATCATGGCCGTCCCCGGCCACGACTCGCGCGACTTCGCGTTCGCGCGCGCCTTCGAGCTGCCCGTCCGCTGCGTGGTGGAGCCGACCGACGGCCGCGGCACCGACCCGGCCGCGTGGGACGACGCCTTCGCGTCGTACGACGCGAAGATCATGAACTCCAGCGGCGCCGGCGTCTCCCTGGACGGCCTGGGCGTCGTCGAGGCCAAGGCCCGCATCACCGAGTGGCTGGAGAGCGAGGGCTTCGGCGAGGGCACCGTCAACTTCCGCCTGCGCGACTGGCTGTTCAGCCGCCAGCGCTACTGGGGCGAGCCCTTCCCGATCGTCTACGACGAGGACGGCGTCGCCCACGCCCTGCCCGAGTCGATGCTGCCGCTGGAGCTGCCCGAGGTCGAGGACTACAGCCCGCGCACCTTCGACCCGGACGACGCGGACACCCAGCCCGAGACGCCGCTGTCGCGCAACGAGGACTGGGTCAACGTCACCCTGGACCTGGGCGACGGACCGAAGAAGTACCGCCGCGAGACCAACACCATGCCCAACTGGGCCGGTTCCTGCTGGTACGAGCTGCGCTACCTGGACCCGCACAACTCCGAGAAGCTGGTCGACCCGGCCGTCGAGCAGTACTGGATGGGCCCGCGCGAGGGCATGCCGCACGGCGGCGTCGACCTGTACGTCGGCGGCGCCGAACACGCCGTGCTGCACCTGCTGTACGCCCGCTTCTGGTCCAAGGTGCTGTACGACCTGGGCCACGTGTCGTCGGCCGAGCCGTTCCACAAGCTGTTCAACCAGGGCATGATCCAGGCCTACGTCTACCGCGACAGCCGGGGCATCGCGGTGCCGGCCGCCGAGGTGGAGGAGCGCGACGGCGCCTACTGGTACCAGGGCGAGAAGGTCTCCCGGCTGCTGGGCAAGATGGGCAAGTCCCTGAAGAACGCGGTCACCCCGGACGAGATCTGCGCCGAGTACGGCGCCGACACGCTGCGCCTGTACGAGATGGCGATGGGCCCGCTGGACGTGTCGCGCCCCTGGGACACCCGCGCGGTGGTCGGTCAGTTCCGGCTGCTGCAGCGGCTGTGGCGCAACATCGTCGACGAGGCGACCGGCGAGGTCACCGTCGTCGACGTCGAGGACGCCGACATCGACGAGGACACCCTGCGCGCCCTGCACAAGGCGATCGACGGTGTGCGCGGCGACCTGGAGAACATGCGCTTCAACACCGCCATCGCCAAGGTCACCGAGCTGAACAACCACCTGACCAAGGCCGGTGGCGCCGTGCCGCGCTCCGTGGCCGAGCCGCTGGTGCTGATGGTCGCGCCGCTGGCCCCGCACATCGCCGAGGAGCTGTGGCGCAGGCTGGGGCACACCGACTCGGTCGTCCACCAGGACTTCCCGGTGGCCGACCCGGCGTACGTGGTCGACGAGACCGTGACCTGCGTCGTGCAGATCAAGGGCAAGGTCAAGGCGCGGCTGGAGGTCTCGCCGTCGATCTCCGAGGACGAGCTGGAGAAGGCCGCGCTGGCCGACGAGAAGGTCGTCGCCGCGCTGGACGGGGCC
- a CDS encoding ferric reductase-like transmembrane domain-containing protein codes for MRPDDSTADDWFAEFLNFGVGVLSLVCLSCSVIWGLVAQDRILLGPRQRILAQAVHRTTAVASIAFLLVHVVIKLALDHTTWIAAVIPFGLVLTDDETVTGRAFLIGLGTTAGLLMFFVGVTGVLRNRFASPAPVAARWRAMHMLAYPAWCAALVHGLYAGRAAKPVFVVLYGLSVVGVMAALVLRAAPRPVKRKVADRITALLGTTGQPGREDPQEGGPGAPLPGFGERRGSRSRGGRGRGDRPGGSGPLYETAERPAAAEPANGFAAAYRAVSAPSEPRRQPLFADRTAPMDLPLDLQPTQTVPRVDGPSSTSGNWPIPSPPPVGEAPPSAYDPLNDTGHTVPVQGNPVGSGYGSSDVYDTGETNTLYGTYNPDDTYNSGPATETLPGASPSSSYDFGAPGSGEPWNTPSGGYK; via the coding sequence GTGAGGCCGGACGACAGCACGGCGGACGACTGGTTCGCCGAGTTCCTCAACTTCGGCGTGGGCGTCCTGTCGCTCGTCTGCCTCAGCTGCTCGGTGATCTGGGGGCTCGTCGCCCAGGACCGGATCCTGCTCGGCCCGCGCCAGCGGATCCTGGCGCAGGCGGTGCACCGGACGACCGCGGTCGCCTCGATCGCCTTCCTGCTGGTGCACGTCGTCATCAAGCTGGCGCTGGACCACACCACCTGGATCGCCGCGGTGATCCCCTTCGGACTGGTCCTCACCGACGACGAGACCGTCACCGGCAGGGCCTTCCTGATCGGCCTGGGCACCACCGCCGGCCTGCTGATGTTCTTCGTCGGCGTCACCGGCGTGCTGCGCAACCGCTTCGCCTCGCCGGCCCCCGTCGCGGCCCGCTGGCGGGCCATGCACATGCTGGCCTATCCGGCCTGGTGCGCCGCGCTGGTGCACGGGCTCTACGCGGGTCGAGCCGCGAAGCCGGTCTTCGTCGTCCTCTACGGCCTGTCCGTGGTCGGCGTCATGGCGGCCCTCGTCCTGCGGGCCGCCCCGCGCCCGGTCAAGCGCAAGGTCGCCGACCGGATCACCGCCCTGCTCGGCACCACCGGGCAGCCGGGCCGCGAGGACCCGCAGGAGGGCGGCCCGGGGGCGCCCCTGCCCGGCTTCGGGGAACGGCGCGGCTCCCGGTCGCGCGGCGGCCGGGGACGCGGCGACCGGCCGGGCGGGAGCGGACCGCTGTACGAGACCGCCGAACGGCCGGCCGCCGCGGAGCCGGCGAACGGCTTCGCGGCCGCCTACCGCGCGGTCTCGGCGCCCTCCGAACCGCGCCGGCAGCCCCTCTTCGCGGACCGGACCGCCCCCATGGACCTGCCGCTGGACCTGCAGCCCACGCAGACCGTGCCGCGCGTGGACGGCCCGTCCAGCACCTCGGGCAACTGGCCGATCCCGTCCCCGCCGCCGGTCGGCGAGGCCCCGCCGTCGGCGTACGACCCGCTCAACGACACCGGACACACCGTCCCGGTCCAGGGCAATCCGGTCGGCTCCGGGTACGGCTCGAGTGATGTGTACGACACCGGTGAGACGAACACCCTCTACGGCACGTACAACCCGGATGACACGTACAACAGCGGTCCCGCCACTGAAACACTCCCCGGTGCGTCGCCCTCGTCGTCCTACGACTTCGGCGCACCGGGTTCGGGCGAACCTTGGAACACGCCGTCCGGAGGCTACAAGTGA
- a CDS encoding NADH-quinone oxidoreductase subunit NuoF family protein — MNEALPDVPEVRVVGLPQLTSGFDLVDRLDLPMHLKVHGPLEPLGGEQLAQLAERINLRGRGGAGFPFHKKLRSVAEAAIKRGVRPVVVVNGSEDEPACRKDTVLINRAPHLILDGALLCAEAMGARTLVVGVTRESTQRSMEAALAERGLSNGRRSALRARVQRNPVRMVTGAAASLIRSIDGGPAIPPGRKVSASRSGVGGAPTLLSNAETFAQLAIAARIGPERYGNTGLYDEPGTVMLTVSGAVARPMVIEVPTGVPLRYVLQLAGAPPVPQGVLTGGYHGKWIDAASVNEAIVSRNSLDAVGGSLGAGAILPISQDTCPLGESLRVAQWLAEESAGQCGPCYLGLPAAARGMEDILNGGGPAALEALKQVARNVKRRGACSHPDGSAMFLESTVKAFTDDLAAHVLGNGCGRPVAGVLPLFEGGRAPTGIPGGQSEENGPSRQKIYVDWTLCRGHGLCADILPEVFQLGADGFPTVAQAQVPRYAEAKALRAVRRCPALALRIEDEAPQAKGPSRNLPVLSQGRGRRALGR, encoded by the coding sequence GTGAACGAGGCTCTGCCCGACGTACCCGAAGTCCGCGTGGTCGGCCTTCCCCAGCTCACGTCGGGTTTCGACCTTGTCGACCGGCTCGACCTGCCCATGCACCTGAAGGTGCACGGGCCGCTCGAGCCCCTGGGCGGCGAGCAGCTCGCGCAGCTCGCCGAACGCATCAACCTCAGGGGCCGCGGCGGCGCGGGTTTCCCCTTCCACAAGAAGCTGCGCTCGGTCGCCGAAGCGGCGATCAAGCGCGGCGTCCGGCCGGTCGTCGTCGTCAACGGCAGTGAGGACGAACCGGCCTGCCGCAAGGACACGGTGCTGATCAACCGTGCCCCGCACCTCATCCTGGACGGCGCGCTGCTGTGCGCCGAGGCCATGGGCGCCCGCACGCTCGTGGTGGGGGTCACCCGGGAGTCCACCCAGCGCTCCATGGAGGCCGCGCTCGCCGAACGCGGCCTGAGCAACGGGCGCCGCTCCGCGCTGCGCGCCCGGGTGCAGCGCAACCCGGTCCGCATGGTCACGGGTGCGGCGGCCTCCCTGATCCGCTCCATCGACGGCGGCCCGGCGATCCCGCCGGGCCGCAAGGTCAGCGCCTCCAGGAGCGGCGTCGGCGGCGCGCCCACGCTGCTGTCCAACGCCGAGACCTTCGCCCAGCTCGCCATCGCCGCCCGCATCGGCCCGGAGCGCTACGGCAACACCGGCCTGTACGACGAGCCGGGCACGGTGATGCTCACGGTGTCCGGGGCGGTGGCCCGCCCCATGGTGATCGAGGTGCCGACCGGGGTGCCGCTGCGCTACGTGCTCCAGCTCGCCGGCGCGCCGCCGGTGCCGCAGGGCGTGCTGACGGGCGGCTACCACGGCAAGTGGATCGACGCGGCGAGCGTCAACGAGGCGATCGTCTCCCGCAACTCCCTGGACGCGGTGGGTGGTTCGCTGGGCGCGGGAGCCATCCTGCCGATCAGTCAGGACACCTGCCCGCTGGGCGAGTCGCTGCGGGTGGCGCAGTGGCTGGCGGAGGAGAGCGCCGGCCAGTGCGGCCCCTGCTACCTGGGCCTGCCGGCCGCCGCGCGCGGCATGGAGGACATCCTCAACGGAGGCGGCCCGGCCGCCCTGGAGGCGCTCAAGCAGGTCGCCAGGAACGTCAAGCGGCGCGGCGCCTGTTCGCATCCGGACGGCTCCGCGATGTTCCTGGAGTCGACCGTCAAGGCGTTCACCGACGACCTCGCCGCGCACGTCCTCGGCAACGGCTGCGGACGGCCCGTGGCGGGCGTCCTGCCGCTCTTCGAGGGGGGCAGGGCCCCGACCGGCATCCCGGGCGGCCAGTCCGAGGAGAACGGCCCCAGCCGCCAGAAGATCTACGTCGACTGGACGCTGTGCCGGGGCCACGGCCTGTGCGCGGACATCCTCCCGGAGGTCTTCCAGCTCGGCGCGGACGGCTTCCCGACGGTGGCCCAGGCCCAGGTGCCGCGCTACGCCGAGGCCAAGGCGCTGCGCGCGGTGCGCCGCTGCCCGGCGCTGGCCCTGCGCATCGAGGACGAGGCGCCCCAGGCCAAGGGCCCGTCCCGGAACCTGCCGGTGCTCTCGCAGGGCCGCGGCCGGCGCGCCCTGGGCCGCTGA
- a CDS encoding histidine phosphatase family protein, protein MAVSATGEAGGSARRGRRVILWRHGQTSWNVERRFQGSTDVELTETGVSQARRAARLLAGLRPDAIVASDLKRAADTAAELAALTGLEVALDEGLRETYAGVWQGLTHDEIIARYGEEYAAWKRGEPVRRGGGELETEVADRAAPVVLRHVEKLPEDGTLVVVSHGGTIRTTIGRLLGLEPHNWESLGGLTNCCWSVLGEGVRGWRLLEHNAGTLPEPVLGDDD, encoded by the coding sequence GTGGCGGTGAGCGCCACCGGTGAGGCGGGCGGGTCCGCGCGCCGGGGCCGCCGCGTCATCCTGTGGCGGCACGGCCAGACCTCCTGGAACGTGGAGCGCCGCTTCCAGGGCTCCACGGACGTGGAGCTCACCGAGACCGGTGTCTCGCAGGCCCGCCGGGCCGCCCGGCTGCTCGCGGGACTCCGGCCGGACGCGATCGTCGCCTCCGACCTGAAGCGGGCGGCGGACACCGCCGCGGAACTCGCCGCGCTCACCGGTCTGGAGGTCGCCCTCGACGAGGGCCTGCGCGAGACCTACGCGGGCGTCTGGCAGGGCCTGACGCACGACGAGATCATCGCCCGGTACGGCGAGGAGTACGCCGCGTGGAAGCGCGGCGAGCCGGTGCGCCGGGGCGGTGGCGAACTGGAGACCGAGGTCGCCGACCGCGCCGCCCCCGTCGTGCTGAGGCACGTCGAGAAGCTCCCCGAGGACGGCACGCTCGTCGTGGTCAGCCACGGCGGCACCATCCGCACCACCATCGGCCGGCTGCTCGGCCTGGAGCCGCACAACTGGGAGAGCCTGGGCGGCCTCACCAACTGCTGCTGGTCCGTCCTCGGCGAGGGCGTCCGCGGCTGGCGGCTGCTCGAGCACAACGCCGGCACCCTGCCGGAGCCGGTGCTCGGCGACGACGACTGA
- the rsfS gene encoding ribosome silencing factor, with amino-acid sequence MTATDRSLELVTTAAQAAADKLAHDIVAYDVSDVLSITDAFLLASAPNDRQVKSIVDEIEERLNKELGAKPVRREGDREARWVLLDYVDIVVHVQHSEERVFYALERLWKDCPELELPADARATRGKAAEHARLQQAEEAEEATGPGGEWR; translated from the coding sequence GTGACCGCAACCGACCGTTCCCTCGAGCTCGTCACCACCGCCGCCCAGGCGGCCGCCGACAAGCTCGCGCACGACATCGTCGCCTACGACGTCAGTGACGTGCTGTCCATCACCGACGCCTTCCTGCTGGCCTCCGCGCCCAACGACCGCCAGGTCAAGTCCATCGTCGACGAGATCGAGGAGCGGCTGAACAAGGAGCTCGGCGCCAAGCCGGTCCGCCGCGAGGGCGACCGCGAGGCCCGCTGGGTGCTCCTCGACTACGTCGACATCGTCGTCCACGTCCAGCACAGCGAGGAGCGCGTCTTCTACGCCCTGGAGCGGCTGTGGAAGGACTGCCCCGAGCTGGAGCTGCCCGCCGACGCCCGGGCCACCCGCGGCAAGGCCGCGGAGCACGCCAGGCTGCAGCAGGCCGAGGAGGCCGAGGAGGCGACCGGGCCGGGCGGTGAGTGGCGGTGA
- a CDS encoding LCP family protein, with protein sequence MNDRYDAGHGTDGATPYELVGYDEYGRPVYRQATDQQQPYDPYRQQGQQGYGYDPYAAGGPQQPAPSYDPYGTAQQPQAPSYGSYDSYGSHDPYATGAHQGGPATAPYDPYGQTAHDRAAHDRAAHTVTGRQPRAAEQTAHIPQQAGPVDDGTAPDEPAPEYRTEQFAFVEEPDGDSEDVIDWLKFTENRTERREEARRRARSRVVALVVVLALVAVGGVGYLWYAGKLPGLSDSGPGTGTTTAAGAQKRDVIVVHLHDTTNGGTATALLVDNTTTKQGTTVLLPNSLALTADDGTTTTLAKSVEDDGSEGTRTALDSVLGTDIEGTWRLDTPFLLTLVDLVGNIEIDTDTDVPDPDAKKKGEAPLVRKGEGQTLSGKMAVAYATHRAPGESPNAQLERFGQVMHGVLRKMTSDPDAATTTIQTLGQIIEPPLTDKDLGSFLARLSDLAKGGDHRTALLPVQDDGTLTAQASDSVVKDVLGGTAKSPDKDAAVSVSVRNATGVKDRTEQARVVLLNGGFTFMEAGTAATVETASKVVYANAADKENATEVAKTLGLPTGSVTKGETSANARVSVVLGQDYEPGS encoded by the coding sequence GTGAACGACCGATACGACGCGGGACACGGGACCGACGGGGCCACCCCGTACGAGCTCGTCGGCTACGACGAGTACGGCCGGCCCGTCTACCGCCAGGCCACGGACCAGCAGCAGCCGTACGACCCGTACCGGCAGCAGGGACAGCAGGGTTACGGCTACGACCCGTACGCCGCGGGCGGGCCGCAGCAGCCCGCGCCGTCGTACGACCCCTACGGGACCGCCCAGCAGCCGCAGGCGCCCTCCTACGGCTCCTACGACTCCTACGGCTCCCACGACCCCTACGCGACCGGCGCCCACCAGGGCGGCCCGGCGACGGCCCCGTACGACCCCTACGGCCAGACCGCGCACGACCGGGCCGCGCACGACCGGGCCGCGCACACCGTCACCGGCCGGCAGCCCCGGGCCGCCGAGCAGACCGCCCACATCCCGCAGCAGGCCGGCCCGGTCGACGACGGGACGGCCCCCGACGAGCCCGCGCCGGAGTACCGCACCGAGCAGTTCGCGTTCGTCGAGGAGCCGGACGGCGACTCCGAGGACGTCATCGACTGGCTGAAGTTCACCGAGAACCGCACCGAGCGCCGCGAGGAGGCCCGGCGCCGCGCGCGCAGCCGGGTCGTCGCCCTGGTCGTGGTCCTCGCCCTGGTCGCCGTCGGCGGCGTCGGCTACCTCTGGTACGCCGGGAAGCTGCCCGGCCTGTCCGACTCCGGCCCCGGCACGGGCACCACCACGGCCGCCGGCGCCCAGAAGCGCGACGTGATCGTGGTCCACCTGCACGACACCACGAACGGCGGCACCGCCACCGCGCTGCTCGTCGACAACACCACCACCAAGCAGGGCACCACCGTCCTGCTGCCCAACTCCCTCGCCCTCACCGCCGACGACGGCACCACCACCACGCTCGCCAAGTCGGTCGAGGACGACGGCTCCGAGGGCACCAGGACCGCGCTCGACTCGGTCCTCGGCACCGACATCGAGGGCACCTGGCGGCTGGACACCCCGTTCCTGCTCACCCTCGTCGACCTCGTCGGCAACATCGAGATCGACACCGACACCGACGTGCCCGACCCGGACGCCAAGAAGAAGGGCGAGGCCCCCCTGGTCCGCAAGGGGGAGGGCCAGACCCTCAGCGGCAAGATGGCCGTCGCCTACGCCACCCACCGCGCCCCCGGCGAGTCCCCGAACGCCCAGCTGGAGCGGTTCGGGCAGGTCATGCACGGTGTCCTGCGCAAGATGACCTCCGACCCGGACGCCGCGACGACCACCATCCAGACCCTCGGCCAGATCATCGAGCCGCCGCTGACCGACAAGGACCTCGGCTCCTTCCTCGCCCGGCTCTCCGACCTCGCCAAGGGCGGCGACCACAGGACCGCGCTGCTGCCCGTGCAGGACGACGGCACGCTCACCGCCCAGGCGAGCGACAGCGTGGTCAAGGACGTCCTCGGCGGCACCGCGAAGAGCCCCGACAAGGACGCCGCCGTCAGCGTCTCCGTGCGCAACGCCACCGGGGTGAAGGACCGCACCGAGCAGGCCCGCGTGGTCCTCCTCAACGGCGGTTTCACCTTCATGGAGGCCGGCACCGCCGCCACCGTGGAGACGGCCTCGAAGGTCGTCTACGCGAACGCCGCCGACAAGGAGAACGCCACCGAGGTCGCCAAGACCCTGGGGCTGCCCACCGGCTCCGTCACCAAGGGCGAGACCTCCGCGAACGCCCGCGTCTCGGTCGTCCTCGGCCAGGACTACGAGCCCGGGTCGTAG
- the nadD gene encoding nicotinate-nucleotide adenylyltransferase, which translates to MGEQDMPTGPAKDTTEETASGTERRPVPRRTAGGPGGGPQEPGKRRLGVMGGTFDPIHHGHLVAASEVAAQFHLDEVVFVPTGQPWQKSHRTVSAAEDRYLMTVIATVENPQFSVSRIDIDRGGPTYTVDTLRDLRALNPDTDLFFITGADALAQILTWRDSEELFSLAHFIGVTRPGHHLTDPGLPEGGVSLVEVPALAISSTDCRARVAKGEPVWYLVPDGVVRYIDKRELYRGE; encoded by the coding sequence ATGGGAGAGCAGGACATGCCTACCGGTCCGGCGAAGGACACGACCGAGGAGACGGCGAGCGGCACCGAGCGCCGCCCGGTGCCCCGCCGGACGGCCGGCGGACCCGGTGGCGGACCGCAGGAGCCGGGCAAGCGCCGCCTCGGCGTCATGGGCGGCACCTTCGACCCGATCCACCACGGGCACCTGGTGGCGGCCAGCGAGGTCGCCGCGCAGTTCCACCTCGACGAGGTGGTCTTCGTCCCCACCGGCCAGCCGTGGCAGAAGAGCCACCGCACGGTCTCCGCGGCCGAGGACCGCTACCTGATGACGGTCATCGCGACCGTCGAGAACCCGCAGTTCTCGGTGAGCCGCATCGACATCGACCGCGGCGGCCCCACCTACACCGTGGACACCCTGCGCGACCTGCGCGCGCTGAACCCCGACACGGACCTGTTCTTCATCACCGGCGCCGACGCCCTCGCCCAGATCCTCACCTGGCGCGACAGCGAGGAGCTGTTCTCCCTGGCCCACTTCATCGGCGTGACCCGGCCCGGCCACCACCTGACCGACCCCGGCCTCCCCGAGGGCGGCGTCTCGCTCGTCGAGGTTCCGGCCCTCGCCATCTCCTCGACGGACTGCCGTGCGAGAGTCGCCAAGGGAGAACCCGTCTGGTACCTGGTGCCGGACGGAGTCGTGCGCTACATCGACAAGCGCGAGCTGTACCGCGGCGAGTGA
- a CDS encoding M48 family metallopeptidase: MSDGHQHNGHESVPSRQRRRFPGISSRAYEHPADRSALVALRRLSGFDTVFKALSGLLPERSLRLLFLSDSVRVSDRQFAHLNDMLRDACYILDLEKVPPMYVHQDPNPNAMCIGLDEPIIVVTTGLVELLDEEEMRAVVGHEVGHALSGHSVYRTILLFLTSLAVRVAWIPLGNVAIMAIVTALREWFRKSELSADRAGLLVGQDLQASMRGLMKIAGGNHLHEMNVDAFLEQADEYEAGGDLRDSVLKILNVLPRSHPFATVRAAELKKWAATRDHQRIMDGHYPRRDEDRETSVRDSWRESASSYADEVRTSRDPLMKLVSDIAGGAGDLGDRVRRGFGGFTSPGPRPPRGPREPGTPSGTEDDGPPRDGA, encoded by the coding sequence ATGTCCGACGGCCATCAGCACAACGGGCACGAGAGCGTGCCGAGCAGGCAGCGCAGGCGCTTCCCCGGAATCTCCTCGCGCGCGTACGAGCACCCGGCCGACCGCTCCGCGCTGGTGGCGCTGCGCAGGCTGAGCGGCTTCGACACGGTCTTCAAGGCCCTGAGCGGCCTGCTGCCCGAGCGCAGCCTCAGGCTGCTGTTCCTGTCCGACTCGGTGCGGGTCTCGGACCGGCAGTTCGCCCACCTCAACGACATGCTGCGGGACGCCTGCTACATCCTGGACCTGGAGAAGGTCCCGCCGATGTACGTCCACCAGGACCCGAACCCGAACGCCATGTGCATCGGCCTGGACGAGCCGATCATCGTGGTGACCACGGGACTGGTGGAGCTGCTCGACGAGGAGGAGATGCGGGCGGTCGTCGGGCACGAGGTCGGGCACGCGCTGTCCGGGCACTCGGTGTACCGGACGATCCTGCTGTTCCTGACCTCCCTCGCGGTCCGGGTCGCCTGGATCCCGCTCGGCAACGTCGCGATCATGGCGATCGTGACCGCGCTGCGCGAGTGGTTCCGCAAGTCGGAGCTGTCCGCGGACCGTGCGGGACTGCTGGTCGGCCAGGACCTCCAGGCCTCGATGCGCGGTCTGATGAAGATCGCGGGCGGCAACCACCTGCACGAGATGAACGTGGACGCGTTCCTGGAGCAGGCCGACGAGTACGAGGCCGGGGGCGACCTGCGCGACTCGGTGCTGAAGATCCTCAACGTGCTGCCCCGCTCCCACCCCTTCGCCACCGTGCGGGCGGCCGAGCTGAAGAAGTGGGCGGCCACGCGGGACCACCAGCGGATCATGGACGGCCACTACCCGCGCCGCGACGAGGACCGGGAGACCTCGGTGCGGGACTCGTGGCGGGAGTCGGCGAGCAGCTACGCCGACGAGGTGCGGACCTCCAGGGATCCGCTGATGAAGCTGGTCAGCGACATCGCGGGCGGCGCCGGGGACCTGGGCGACCGGGTCCGCCGCGGCTTCGGCGGCTTCACGTCCCCGGGGCCCAGGCCGCCGCGGGGCCCGCGGGAGCCGGGCACGCCGTCGGGCACGGAGGACGACGGCCCGCCGCGCGACGGCGCCTGA